The Acidobacteriota bacterium genome contains the following window.
CGCCGCGTTCTTCGGTTCGGGCGCATATGCGGCCGGGCTGCTCGCACGGCACGGGTGGGGCGAGCCGTTCTCGGGTCTTCTTCTGGCGTTCGCCGTGTGCGCGCTGCTCGGTTGGCTGCTCAGCTTCCTGGTCGTGCGCGGAACGGATCTCACGCGGCTGATGATCACCGTCGGTATCTGCGTCCTGCTCGGCGAGTCGGCCAACCAGTTGACCGGCCTCACCGGCGGTGCGGACGGACTGCAAGGGGTCGAGATGTGGCCCGTGCTCGGCCTGTTCGGCTTTGATCTGTATGGGAAGACCGCCTTCGTCTACAGCCTGGTGGTGGTGTTCGGCGTGTTCATGCTTGTACGGCGCATTCTGGGTTCACCTTTCGGTCTGGCGCTGAGAGGGATCCACGATAGCCCCAAGAGGATGCTCGCGATCGGATCACCGGTCGGCTCGCGCCTGCGCATGGCGTACACGATCTCGGCCGGAGGCGCCGGGATTGCGGGCGCGTTACTGGCCCAGACCTCGCAGTTCGTGGGCATCGGAACACTCAGCTTCGACCGCTCGGCCGAGGTGTTGATCATCCTCGTCCTGGGTGGAACCGGGCGCCTTTACGGAGGGCTCGTCGGCGCGCTGGTCTACATGCTCGTGCATGAAGTGTTTTCCGATCTCGACCCGAAATTCTGGATGTTCTGGCTCGGGGCGTTCCTGATTGCCGTGGTCACAATCGGGCGTGGCGGAATTCTGGGCTGGTGTTCGCGTCTCGTCATGGTGCAGCGCAGATGAGGCCGATGGAAGCTGTGGCGCTGTCGGCGCGCTCGCCGAGGTCGTTGCCGACCTTGAGGGCGGATGGCGTGTCGGTCCGCTTCGGAGCTTTCCTGCCTGTGAGCGACGTGACGCTTCATCTCGACGTGGGTGCGCGGCAGGCACTGGTGGGGCCCAATGGGGCAGGCAAGACGACGCTGATCAACCTGCTGACCGGCGT
Protein-coding sequences here:
- a CDS encoding branched-chain amino acid ABC transporter permease → MAVVTLSRRQARALEVLFWLAIASCFFVLPLRLSLLSQILIFGLFAVSLDIALGYAGILTVGHAAFFGSGAYAAGLLARHGWGEPFSGLLLAFAVCALLGWLLSFLVVRGTDLTRLMITVGICVLLGESANQLTGLTGGADGLQGVEMWPVLGLFGFDLYGKTAFVYSLVVVFGVFMLVRRILGSPFGLALRGIHDSPKRMLAIGSPVGSRLRMAYTISAGGAGIAGALLAQTSQFVGIGTLSFDRSAEVLIILVLGGTGRLYGGLVGALVYMLVHEVFSDLDPKFWMFWLGAFLIAVVTIGRGGILGWCSRLVMVQRR